The Argopecten irradians isolate NY chromosome 4, Ai_NY, whole genome shotgun sequence genome has a window encoding:
- the LOC138322415 gene encoding complement C1q tumor necrosis factor-related protein 3-like, giving the protein MMCRLVVFLAGLLTFVSGHSPPDADTGCDVVVHRLEKMLVDLTKRVEDLEVQRQSDILEMSILQHNIENLKYGNRRRVTELNRVTSNQGIQREGNTHKGLQQLNPDGPPEVPDLNRKNHSSGFHPDNQQRSDSTFNNGTKYVGDASEVQQTLIRRKSYPGVTPHLTNRVASTGYVAFFSSLKHLLTDVANEQAIHFENVVTNNGGHYSQNTGVFTCPIEGTYVFSWTIYASGAQYIDTELVKNSVAVAYSRAGDSAYHEASSTSAIVNLNPGDEVWIRVKERSPGADIKPMVSMFCGFEI; this is encoded by the exons ATGATGTGTCGTCTGGTCGTGTTTTTGGCGGGTTTATTGACATTCGTCAGTGGGCATTCTCCGCCTGATGCAGATACCGGATGTGACGTAGTGGTTCACCGCCTGGAAAAGATGCTGGTTGATTTAACAAAGCGCGTTGAAGACCTTGAAGTTCAACGACAATCAGACATTTTGGAAATGTCAATTCTTCAgcataatatagaaaat CTCAAGTACGGAAATCGTCGACGTGTAACTGAACTAAATCGAGTGACTAGTAACCAAGGCATACAGCGAGAAGGTAACACACACAAGGGATTACAGCAGCTCAATCCTGACGGTCCTCCGGAGGTACCAGACTTAAACAGAAAAAATCACTCCTCTGGATTCCACCCTGACAACCAACAACGGAGCGATAGCACCTTCAATAATGGAACTAAATATGTTGGTGACGCTAGTGAAGTTCAACAAACTCTGATCAGAAGAAAAAGTTATCCTGGCGTGACGCCTCATCTGACAAACCGTGTCG CATCAACTGGATACGTGGCCTTCTTTTCATCTTTAAAACACTTGCTGACTGACGTTGCTAATGAACAGGCCATCCATTTTGAGAATGTCGTCACCAACAATGGCGGCCATTACAGTCAAAACACAGGTGTGTTTACCTGTCCTATCGAAGGGACTTATGTGTTTTCTTGGACTATATATGCATCAGGTGCTCAATATATCGACACAGAGTTGGTCAAGAACAGTGTCGCTGTGGCCTATTCTCGTGCTGGTGATTCCGCCTATCACGAAGCGTCCAGTACGTCAGCTATTGTCAACCTTAACCCCGGTGACGAGGTCTGGATCCGAGTAAAGGAGCGGTCACCTGGTGCTGATATCAAACCAATGGTTTCGATGTTTTGTGGCTTTGAAATATAA
- the LOC138322136 gene encoding complement C1q-like protein 4, with product MEKTVLPLLTLVSGQTTTGFGTGCDVTVCICKKMLAELTKRVNYLEKQRKTDMIDSSGDLEKVQNYLLRTKFRNATRSSQASNHNQEPLIQGKVINQPSLRVHTNSTTNHVSHTRGQLLNGLISGPANRVGTVSPPSDTAAFYARLGHNLSDVAREQVIHFETIVTNVGGHYSPNTGVFTCGSPGTFVFAWSVYTEHPTWIDSELVKNGNAFSFSRAGQSAYNEETSSTAVVDLSSWDMVWLRIRDRSSSAKILADYTTLSGFKI from the exons ATGGAAAAAACAGTATTGCCACTGTTGACGCTGGTTAGCGGACAAACCACGACCGGCTTTggaaccggatgtgacgtcacagtctgcatatgcaaaaaaatgttGGCTGAACTTACAAAGCGAGTTAACTACCTTGAGAAACAAAGAAAGACAGATATGATAGATTCTAGTGGTGATTTAGAAAAG GTCCAAAACTACTTGTTAAGAACCAAATTCAGAAACGCGACGAGGTCTTCACAAGCTTCAAATCACAACCAAGAACCACTAATTCAAGGAAAGGTGATAAACCAGCCAAGTCTGCGTGTTCATACTAACAGTACAACGAACCACGTGAGTCATACCAGAGGGCAGCTACTCAATGGACTTATCTCTGGCCCGGCGAATCGTGTCGGTACAG TGTCTCCGCCGTCAGATACAGCTGCCTTCTATGCGAGATTGGGTCATAATTTGTCTGATGTTGCTAGGGAACAAGTTATTCACTTCGAAACCATAGTGACCAATGTTGGCGGACATTACAGTCCAAACACTGGCGTATTTACGTGTGGCAGTCCGGGGACTTTTGTCTTCGCCTGGTCTGTGTATACTGAACATCCTACCTGGATAGATAGCGAACTGGTAAAGAACGGTAATGCCTTCTCCTTCTCCCGTGCAGGACAATCAGCTTACAATGAGGAGACAAGCAGCACAGCTGTCGTTGATCTTAGTTCTTGGGATATGGTGTGGCTGAGAATTAGAGATCGGTCTTCAAGTGCGAAAATTCTCGCGGATTATACAACCCTGTCCGGCTTCAAGATATAG